The following nucleotide sequence is from Populus nigra chromosome 15, ddPopNigr1.1, whole genome shotgun sequence.
GACTTAGTTTTTCCCCCCTCAATTTAACATTCAACATTAGATCTGGTGAAAATAgggcttcattatttttttttctttctatgaatttatctcgatctcataatCTAGATTGCAGGTTCAATAGATTAACTAAGGTTAActcatgttgttgttttttttgccattttaattgatttgtttttcgatttcatccttcatattgagttggttgaaaattagatttcgtactattttttatttgctttttatggagttatctcaatcttattaCCTAGATTTTGAGTTTGACAAGTTGATCCAGGTTGaatcgatttatttttttgggtccttttttaatttattttttttaatttcaccctctaacaaatcaatcttctttttatttattttttaatttcatccttcaatattagctTGAAtaagaattgagctttataatttttttcaatttactttctataatgaatttagttttttttctcgatttcatcattcaacattgaatctTTTGAAAATggggctttgtaatttttttatttgatttttatagagttatcttgGCCTCATAACTTAAGCCACAAGTTTAACAagttagctcttttttttttcttttttaattgattttttttccgatttcattctttaacattgagttggttGGAAATTGGGCTTCACAATTCCTTTTGTCTtgctttttatggagttattttGATCTCATAACCCGGGTTAGGGGTTTGGCAAGTTAATCTAAGTTGATttgggtagtttttttttatcattttctaatttaatatttttttttaatttcatcatttaacattaggttgattaggaattgactttcataatttatcttgattttctttttctataggGTTACCATAGTTTAATGAACTGGGTCattaatttaacatgttaactcaGGTCGATATAATATGTCACTAActcaatatttgaaaaacaatgtcatccaatatattatcatatcaatatttGAAAAAGATATAGTCTAACATGTATTATATTTTgagttcataattaatttttttattaaaaaatatattagcaatacttgaattttatttttacattaaataaaaaatcttaccCGTGACAACAATCAAGTAATgtaaaaactaattaactagAGCCCGAGAAGAAATATTTTAGGGATATTATGATGATTGATATACTGTTTTGATGTCACTTTGTGTTTTCGTGAACTCTCCCTCCCCAGTACATTGTTTTGGAAAggctttatttgtattttttattctactAAAATTTtacgaatatttttttatttaaaaatacatttattttttaaaatttatttttaataactacgtataaaaaactttaaacttcctcaaaaatatttttgaagtcaATGCCATATTTGTGTCAAAATTAATCATATACTAGGCTATCACAAGtgtacatataaaaataaaggttaCCGAGACGAGTCATGTTTGGAAACGTGATGTAAACcatgttttcttaaattttaaaatttttttatttaaaataatttttttttatgttttcatattgttttgatatgttgatgtgaaaaataatttttaaaaaataaaaaattttattttaatatatttttaaacaaaaaatattttaaacccttattattataacaattcCAAACATACCCTAAACAACCAGCACGGCAGAGCACTGGCTTGGTTTGGTGTGGTTTCCTCCTGATTTTGTATGCCGTTAGAGGTTGAAACAGGCCAGTGATCGATCGATCTGAATTTGAGAGGAGAAGGCTTCAATTGGGCCTCGTAAAAAACTAAGAACAAGGAAAGTGTATAAAGGAATGGCCCATTGGGATTCGCAGCCTAAGTGAACAATAGCAAAACCTGAATGAGCCCATTGGATGGTAATAAAATTCCAGAATTATCCGTAGGGACGCATAATTCTGATTCTGATACTGATTCAGAAGAATTAGGGttgtattttcctttctttgctTTCAGAATCTCATCTCCTCTCTTCCTCTTCCCTTCTTCCGCTTTTGTAGGTACCTAGTTACTGCCCTCTCTttcttagagagagagagaaatgaagctGAAGCAATTAGAAAGCATGTTAGGTGAGCTTCAACAGTTCTCCAATCCAAAGGTATCTTACCTTGATCTCTTTCTCatcctccttctccttctccagaaaaaaataaaaataatatgattgcaCCTGCGTGAGTGCGTGCAGGTAGAGCTGGAACAGTACCCAACTGGACCTCACATTGCTTCTCGTATGCTCTATACCGTATGTGTGAAATCACCCCCTCCcctccttttcctttaaataagCAAGTAGTTTTTCATGCGTAActatgtgtttgtgtgtgtgtttttttttttttttttttttgtaattgataaGGCAGAAAACTCTTTAGGGGATGTTAGCAACAAGATAGTTGCAGATTTCGGTTGTGGGTGTGGCACATTGGGCGCTGCAGCTTCTCTTATGGGTGCAGAGTGAGTTGCATCCATcctattattcttttttttttaagaaaaaaaaggtgaattGGAGACTTGTTATGATGACGATGATAATGATTCTTGTGATTTAACCTACTTCATTCTTAAATTTGACTCCTGTTTTCTGTTTGTAACTTTGGAACAGGCAGGTTATCGGCATCGATATTGATTCTGAATCTCTTGAGATAGCATCTCTTAATGCGGAGGATCTTGAGGTATTGCTGTCTGTTTGTGCTATTTATAGCTTTACCTGGCTTCATGTATTTTCCCCTTCATCTCATACTTTCATTTAACAGAAGAAGAAATTCCACATCTATGACTGtgctttttatatttcatagaGTAGCATTTctggagaaaataaaattaacatttctttgtttgtgtatgtgtgtgtgtctgtTTTCAAGTTGTCATTTATTTGAGATGGATTATTTAACGTAATTGTGCATCGTTGCTCTTATCTGATgcgcctttttttttatatgctgaaATCTGCAGCTGGACATAAACTTTATTCAGTGTGATATCAGGAACTTAGTATGGAGAGGTAACAAAACGAGTGCTTCATGTTTTGTTGTTTCCTGTCTTATGGACAACTAGTGCACCTCCAGAGTGTTtcgagaaataaaaaatagttttaattgattttctgtATCCCATATGTTCATTTCTCATTTGCATTCAACTCTACAAAAATACCTGGATCTAAGGGTCTCAATCTCTTTTTTAGGTCCTATTGTTGATACTGTTGTGATGAATCCTCCATTTGGGACCCGAAGGAATGGTGCTGACATGGATTTTCTTTCAGCAGCATTAAAGGTGTAtttggattatttatttatttatttatttattttgtatccCTTTCTTGAATTGTAATAACATGGGTGGCTTTTACTTTTTTCCTTTACCTGCCAGATTGCTTCTCGAGCAGTTTATTCATTACACAAGACCTCAACAAGAGAGGTAAGTGGCTTCCTTTGACAGTTCTAGGCTTTAGCAGCAGAACAGAGAATTTGCTTCTGCCCCTTGCACCAATAATTTAGATTAACGAGTTACTAGATAGTGGATTTCCTGTATATTGGAAGTATCTAGAACTAGTGTATTTCACAATACAAGTTGGTGCTCTTTAAACTAGAGCATTATCGAGCTAAGGGAATAGCTTTCTCTATCTAATCATTGCAAATACATTCTAGTTAGTCTCTCTTAAATGTATGTGCCAAACATGTGCTATTACTAACTGGTTCATTTCCAAAACCCAATTACTTGCTTTGAGCATTTAACCCAAGGCATTGGCATGCACCTCAAACTATTGTGTCATATGTAAACACTGTTGCGGATGTAGGACCTGTTTCTTCTGGCCTTGGCTACAAAAAACTCATCCTGGCAATACTTTTAGATAATGTATGCCTCCTTATGTGAAAGAATTTCTCATTGGTTGTCTGCACTATATATTTGATTAGGTCAAAAGACCAGTATAATCACTGGACTCGCAATTTTTCATCTAGTTGACTGTATTTCTTCACAAATTTATAGCTGCCGCATCGTTTTTTTAAGGTAGAGTAGCATGGCTGTACCCCCAGGCTTCTACACTTATCTGCCCCTTTTGCATTTGATGTAAGGTTCTGATCAGTTGTTCCCTATTAACTGGCCACAGCATGTTTGTCTACATCGATTCAAGTCATGGATTTTTAGCCTTGTTAACCAGTTCTTATAAGCGTTTTTCTTGTGGTTTTTCTTGTGATAACCACGacggattttattttttctggtcATTGCAGCATGTTAAAAAGGCAGCCTTGCGGGGCTTTGGTGCTAGCAGTGCAGAGGTTTTATGTGAGGTGGGTAAATGTGCCTTTGCAGCCACATGTTTACTATTCAGTCTTTGGGGAGCATTCCATGGTCGTGGAAAATGACGTCGATGTTAAGAATGCTTTTCCCTTTAAATATCTCTTAATTTTGTTTCCGTACCTTTTCTCCCCAGCTTCGGTTTGATGTGCCTAAGCTATACAAATTTCACAAGAAAAGGGAGATGGACATTGCTGTAGATCTCTGGCGGTTTGCACCAAAAACTAACCAGGGAAATGATAATTGACACCGCAGGAGTAATCGGGGAAATGACAGTGTTCCATCAACATTATGGACAAGGGTAAAACAACCATATATATGTACTCCATTCAGTGTATTATGAAAATAGGATGTAATTCTGGACAGATTTTGAAGAGAACAAGGGAAAATGCAATTTGATCTTGTTAAGAATTTTGAAGGGAAACAGCTTGAAAATAGCACGAGTTGGACCTGCTTGAAATTTGTTACCATAGCTGTAGTAATTGCTTGTAGTAATTGCTGCCATAGGTTTCGCACGTAGACTCGATCGGAGAGATGTGAATGAATTTGCTTGAATACTGTATGTAACCTATCTGATTGTAAAATATAATCtagtttagagagagagagagagagagagttttgggGATAGGAAATGAGATTAACCCTAAAGTTAtgctttttgtttaatttactcTAAGAACTTTATAAGAATTCCAACGTATATAGCAgtgcctttcttttttttcaagccAGAGGCGGAAACTGTGAGAGgaaagaggagaggagagaagagaagaggagggaGAAGAATGGTCGTTAGAGACTTTTAGAGTCATGTCGTCGCTGTGACACTGACATGCGCAACCTTGGGACGAGTCTTTGCCAAGACAGCTATGACGACATCAATTAAAGCCATAATATGAGATCAGAGAATGACTCACGCACCACTCAACTACGACAAGCTTTCTCACACACATGTGCGTCCAATGTATtagctatttcttttttaattaatatagtgTTTGggtctttttcttttatatatatatatatatatatatatatatatatatatctatatctaCTAAAGACTCTGAGAACCTGAAAAAACTCGAACTcgtgattattaaaaaataaactcaaaacctGGTCAATTGAGCTATTATTTAACACTTgatcatattgtattttaatttggtgtttaaactttttaattttttttgtttgattcatAATTCTTTGAtagcttttcaatttagttttatatttcatCATATCCAAGCCCAATAAAGACCTAATCAGGGGTAAACGAAGGGAAGGGAAATGAAGAGATAGATGACCAAACCAGATTAACACATTGTGGTCATGTCTATGATTCGAGTTGtgaatttgataggttaattcAGGTTAACCAAATCGATTTAATATGGTGTTATCTTTTTGTTTCactccatttcttttttaattttatcatttgacagtTCGTTGTTTCGTATTTAAACCTAATCAAGTCAggcaaaaataataacaataatgacTTTAAAAGAGTTTTGGAGCCAAATTAGATTTTGTATGTGATGATTGGGTCGCGTGTGAGCCCGCTTGATCAAGTGATCCATTCCAAACTAACTCCAACATAATAGATTTTGAAACCAACCCAAGCCATGTAAGGGAACATAACATAGGGTGAGGctacatgaattaaaaaaaatgaaaaaaaaaacaatagaactGCAATAagctattttgttttgatttaatttttatttttcttttttcaaatatattgatgcataattaaattaatatgttaaataGCATGGCATATtgtaatattatgttttttaatttacatgaaTTGCTTAGGGTTTAGTCTTTGttaatcattaatttgttttttagtgatTATTAACACATATGATGATCTATTCATTTTAGTTAACAAACTCATCAAGCTTTAAGTGCGCAcgcttgaattgatttttgctGTAGCCCGTATCGCAGCGTAAACACTACGACTAGCCCTTATCTAACTCTAAAGGGATTTGTGAATTTTTAATaggttttagatttaatttcttctttcttgatatatttaattCCAATTTTATAAGTTAAGCAATAGTACTATGATTTCACGaacattgaaaatttttataatacttagagaggtatgaaaaaatatatcatgaaagaaaaaattaaatctaaaatctattaaaaataataatatatatattctctgtTCTGCGTTTCGtaagaataaataattattctttaaatatcATAAAGTTTTTCACAAAAACAACTTTAGCCGCTGGAAAGCATCTTGCATCTCAAAAGCAACTAGGAGTGTTGTTGTTTAGAAACAAAGtataataatttacaaacaagtttttcatattaaattttcatataaacCGATTTATCAGTTAATTAATATAGAATGTGAGTCCTATAAATGATAAATGATTGGtatatcatggaaaaaaaactgaaggctGTGTGTTTCGTGTAAGAAAATTGTTTGTAATAACATCGAGGAGATTGGAAATGAAcagtagaaaagaaaatggacaTGGTGATTGGGGAGATGCTCTTCTTGACATTTTATAAAATGGAggttccaaaaaaaataatttcagtgATCATGGTACAAAGGTAAAAGCTACATAACAAGGACTAGCTTGCTATAATCAcgagaaggggaaaaaaaaaatcagatttctcTCATCCAAAATTAGTTTCAACAATGCCTGCCTGTCTCATTTTTGTCAGGTTTCCAAGACCTTGCTTGATTTGTTTCAATTATTTCGCTTTGAGAGGCATTTTCCTGTCTTATGCTTGGGCTCCTGTTTCTGTATCTTCAGTTGATTCTCCAAGAGTAAACCGAACAAACCTGCGGACTTTTATGTTCTCCCCAAGAGCAGCAACAGTCTGTTTCACCAAATCCTTCACCAAAACACTATCATTCTTGATGAATGGCTGCTCTAGAAGAGCAAGCTCTCCGAACCTCTTTGAGATCCTGCCCTCAACAATCTTCTCTCTTATGTTCTCTGGTTTCGACATAAGATCGTCTCTCTGCATTTCAAGCTCCTTTTCTTTGTTCCGAATGTTCTCGGGAATATCTTCAACTGATACAAACTGCACTTGTGGGCAGGCCACAACTTGCATTGCTAGATCATCAACCAATTCCTTGAATTTTTCACTTCTTCCCACAAAGTCAGTTTCACAGTTTACTTCTATCAGCACTCCAATACGGGAGTCATGGATATACGAACCAATTCTGCCTTCAGCTGCAAGACGGCTGGATTTTTTATCAGCAGCTGAAAGACCCTTCTTTCTGAGATACTCTTGTGCCTTCTCAAGATCCCCTCCAGTTTCAGAGAGAGCCTTCTTGCAGTCCATCATTCCAGCTCCAGTTTCTTCCCGCAGTTGTTTAACAAGAGCAGCAGAAACTACTACTGCTGGTGGCCTGAAAAATAGAGCAGGGCATGCGTGAAACTTTGAAGATCTTAAAGAGGTTAACTGTTTCCTTTCAAGGCAATACGTGAAACTTTAATGCTTCAGTCACTAGGACACAAATGTATAACTCTAGGCAATGGACCACAATAGATCCTTATATTACAGGGCAACAGAACATAAAATCCTATGAAAATTCGTAACACTTCCTTGAACCTTCTGTAGGCCTTGAACCTTCTAATTTACcaagcaaaatatatatatataacagtaaGAATTGTTTATCCAAAATTTCATTCAGACACAAACACACATGCATGCACAACAAATGTACACCAATGCGGCTGATTAATTCtcatttacattttttattccatGATCTCTTTTATCACTTCAAAAACCTTCCTGACGTTTCATTACATTTTAAGTTGACTACTacatttttataactttttcaagaggatttttttttttcaagcccATCACAATTTAAAAAAGCTTCATTGGGGTGGGCACCATTCAGACACACACGCGCAACACAAAGGCGCATTCTATATCTGACACACAAACTCATGATGTGTGATCATCAGAGATTTCTCTTCTGAATCCAAAAGGGGAGGTAACTTACTTTTGGGCAGTTTCCTtggcttctgcttctgcttctgcagGCAGCTCTTTTGCTGGTTCTGCTGGTTTTGCTGCAGTTTGAGCAGCCACCTCAGCAGCAAAATCCTGGCTCTTCTTCTCCAAACCTTCACCAAGATTGTAGCGAACAAACCTCTTCACTTTAATATTTTCACCAATTGTTGCAATTGTCTGCTTCACCCAGTCCTTCACTACTACCTTGTCATTCTTAATGTAGGGCTGCTCCAGCAATGCCAGCTCCTCAAGCCTCTTCCTTATACGCCCTTCTACAATCTTTGATCTTATTTGCTCCGGTTTTGACAAGAGATCTTCCTTCTGCATTTCAATCTCTTTTTCCTTGTTTAAAATATCTTCAGGCACATCTTCTGTAACAAGGTACTGAACCTGAGGGCATGCAGCCACCTGCATGGCTATATCATCCACCAGTTCCTTGAAAATGTCACCACGGGAGACAAAATCTGTTTCACAGTTCGCTTCTACTAGGACCCCAATCCTGCTATCATGAATGTACGAACCAATTCTTCCTTCAGCTGTGGCTCTACTAGCCTTCTTTTCTGCACTTGCTAAACCTTTCTTTCTAAGGAACTCCTGAGCTTtaacaatgtcccctccagttTCTGAAAGGGCTTTCTTGCAATCCATCATTCCTGCTCCTGTGTCTTCACGAAGTTGCTTCACTAGAACTGGAGATATAGTTGCTACAACCCAatgaacaaataataaattaatacatAGGTAGAGGGAGAGGCTACTCGCTAATAGGGGATCAAAGCAATCACAAACatcagaaaaataagaaaattctgGTCCGTAGCAACACCCTGTAATTGGTAAAATGTGGCCCTGATACTCTTGTCATACCCTGATGGCAAAATTAAATGTTGCAAAAAACATAGATTAGAATCTATCCTTGGCCATGGCCTTGAGAACCAGTGCTGGTATTGACAAATCCCTATATGATTTGGCGACAGATATAAACTGACACATTAATTTTGCAACTAGTTACTGAATTCTATTTTCTATACCTCAATTTATTTATGATCAGAAAAGCAGCAGTGAATGTCAATCACCTTCTATGTGATCATTGAGAGATTAGGCATAACCCATTCAGTTTGCTGGACTTGAAACCGGAATGCTAACTTTGTTGAATTATGCAAGGATAGTCAACTAGACAAACATATCATTGTCGAAAGCAAAACACTAGAAAAGAACATATTTTCTCAGACCAAATTATTCACATTCTCATTTTGAGACCAGTGCCATTCACTCCTTTTTGCCTACATGTTTCAGCTTTCATGTTGCCATTTTGGGCTTGGACTTGACATCAGTTTCTGAATTCGTTTGAGCAAGCACaaagatcaaaagatatggaAAAGGTAAAAACCTGTAGTCACACTCTCCTTAGGAGAAAGACTGCCACTTTGTCCGTTTGAAGCACCCACAGTGCCATTTATCTCAGGCGCAGGTTCCACCTTTTTATCTTCAAGTTGTGAGGCAGAAGTAATTTCAGTCTCAGCAGCAGGAGTTTGAATCTGCATTTCATCCTCAGTACTTTTAACTTGGTTCTCAACAACTTCTTCACTGGTTAGACTTTCTGAAGATATAATTTGAGCCTCGGATGTATCTCCAGATGCATCAGAATTTTCTATGCTTTCTACCTTATCTATTAACAGATCATAACAGTTTCTcaggaaaatgaaataaaaacataattaacatttaattaacaaGGAAACACCTACAGATTCAACTAGAAGACTCAAAATTTTAAAGGTGGCaaactaaaatgattttttattgctttgaggcagaaaaaaaaatacaagatatgCCACCAGtactttcatttaaatgaaagagTAAGCCCATGGACAGGACATACTTATCCAATTTTTGGACTTAGGTTATTCCTCATTATCATTGTCTAAAACATGAAGTAAGCCCATGACAAGATCTCAAGGAAAGAAGAGTTCGGCAAGAACCATCGTCATGGTCAGGTTTGATGCGCCTTAAAAACCCCTTTTCTTAGTAAATATCTTTtggttaaatttttattcaccAGCtgggcaaaagaaaaggaaaagagaaacgGTACATTGGCCTATAAAACTTTTTATAAATATGAATTTCTTGCACCTAGTTATATAATGATTGTTTATTATTCATGCTATTCTGGGGAAGATATATCTGGTTTGCGTACCTGATCCTGCAATACTATCATCAACACTTTGTGATAAACTAGACTCTATGCTTTCTGGCTCCTTATCGTTGGCCTCTGCTTCTTTCTCTAAGGCCTGAACTGTATCATCCACGTTTTGTGATGTGCTAGATTCCATGCTTTCTGGCTCCTTATCATCATCAGCCACTGCTTTCTTCTCTAATGTCTGAACTGTATCGTCCACATTTTGTGGTGTGCTAGACTCTATGCTTTCTGGCTCCTTATAGCCAGTGACCTCTGCTTCTTTCTCTACAGTCTGTACTGTACTATCAACACTAGATTCAACAGTTTCTGGCTGCTTCTCATCGGAGGCAACATTGGCACCCACAACCACCTCCTTTAAAGAAGTCTCATCACCCTCTACTGATTCATCCACCATTGAAGGGATGCTGCTCGATACCTCATCACTGCTTACTGGTTGGTCCTGCACTTCAGCAATATTAGGTAaaggttcagtttggtttttctCTCCTATTTGCACTGAAGGTATTGGTTTTTCAGGCTGTTCTGTTGCTATCTccctttcatccaaaaatgcagCAATATCCTTGTTCTTACGGAAAGCCAGCACAAATGGGTTCGTCGCAGTATGGACAATCCCTTGGATAAGCTCTGTGTCCAGTTTATCAGcgtcttcttttttcattgtcAAGGTAACTTGTCCCCTTGTGATACGCAACACCCTGACACTGACTTCCTGGCCGATCTGCAGTGATGAGTCCCCCATCATGCCTGCAAATACATCATCAGATTCTTCTGATCTGGGTAGGAATCCTTCCTCACCCTCAGGAAGAGATATAAAAGCACCAGACCTGGTCAGATTTTTTACTGTGCCCTCTAGATTCTGCCCTTTAACAAACTTTGAGCTTTttacctcttcttttctttggttGGGCTTTGAAGTGTTCCTTCGGGCAGCCTGCCTATTGCTGCTCCCAGTGGCAGGAGAATCATTCCGTTGCTGAAACTTACTCATATCATCATTTTCACGCATAGTAAGAGAAATCCGCCCTGTCTCGGTGTTTGCCTCAACTAACCTCACCTTTACTTCTTGACCAACAGATACAACACTTCCAACATCCTTAACAAAGCTGTCACTCAACTTTGAAACATGTACAAGTCCATCTGTGAAAGctccaaaatcaacaaaagcACCAAATGGCTGGATTGACCTTACTTTGCCAGTAAATGTTGCACCAGGAACCAGGTCCTCATTCTTTACAGGTGGCATCTCACTTTTCCTACTGCCCTTTGAACGACTAGATTGAGCTGGAGCAGGACTTGAACCTGCTTTGGTGGAGGAATCAATTGTTTCAACTGCATCTGCTGCTGGAATCTCTGTAACCCCATCAGAATCTTTATCAACAACAGGTGAATCTGGCTCCTCTACTGCTACATCAGTCCCTGTGGCTGATACGGTACTCGCTACAGATCTATGGACCATAGCACAATCCCTGTGGTATTGTGGGAACAACTTAACAAAACCAGGAAGAGGCAACACAAGTCTTTGTGAGGATGATGCATATTTTGTAGATTTCCTTGACAAACTTCCATTTTTGAGACTATTATTCTTCTTTATTGAAAAGGCAGTTCCAGGAATGAGACAAATATTACTTGTAGAACACGGGAGCACAGGTGTCATGTTTACTTGAATTGCAAAGTTTGTGCTGCAGCTAAACTAAACTTTTCATTCCAATCTTCACCTGCTCAGCAATGAAAAATAGATGCACTGGACTTTATTGATCTTCCCTGAAACTAAAAGATGAAAGTTCCAGTTACCACTTGTGCAAAAATCAGATGCAAAATATCTTTAACAATCATTAACAAGGATAAAGTGCTATAATTGAACAATCAACACTTTGCATTCACATACAGAAGTACTAGTCCGGAAACATATAAAGAAATTTTCTCCTGAAATGAGCTTCATGTTCAGTAATTCACATCACAGGCTAACAGCTGTGAGCACACAATCAACAGATGACAACATCAGCTATGTCTCAGTCAATGTATCTGGTACTAACAGCCCTAATTACAGCAAAAGAAATCAAGTCTTGGTTTTTCAGTAGCAGAATAAACAATAGCAAACTTCAGAACCGTTGAACTTCACACAGCAAACTCTGGATCATTAACACTGTTTGCAAAAACAATTCCTCTTCAAGTTCATCTTGTCTGATAAGGTTACTTGGCAGTTCATATTGGTTCAATCCCATCATGCCCAAA
It contains:
- the LOC133673881 gene encoding uncharacterized protein LOC133673881, whose amino-acid sequence is MKLKQLESMLGELQQFSNPKVELEQYPTGPHIASRMLYTAENSLGDVSNKIVADFGCGCGTLGAAASLMGAEQVIGIDIDSESLEIASLNAEDLELDINFIQCDIRNLVWRGPIVDTVVMNPPFGTRRNGADMDFLSAALKIASRAVYSLHKTSTREHVKKAALRGFGASSAEVLCELRFDVPKLYKFHKKREMDIAVDLWRFAPKTNQGNDN
- the LOC133673668 gene encoding polyprotein of EF-Ts, chloroplastic codes for the protein MTPVLPCSTSNICLIPGTAFSIKKNNSLKNGSLSRKSTKYASSSQRLVLPLPGFVKLFPQYHRDCAMVHRSVASTVSATGTDVAVEEPDSPVVDKDSDGVTEIPAADAVETIDSSTKAGSSPAPAQSSRSKGSRKSEMPPVKNEDLVPGATFTGKVRSIQPFGAFVDFGAFTDGLVHVSKLSDSFVKDVGSVVSVGQEVKVRLVEANTETGRISLTMRENDDMSKFQQRNDSPATGSSNRQAARRNTSKPNQRKEEVKSSKFVKGQNLEGTVKNLTRSGAFISLPEGEEGFLPRSEESDDVFAGMMGDSSLQIGQEVSVRVLRITRGQVTLTMKKEDADKLDTELIQGIVHTATNPFVLAFRKNKDIAAFLDEREIATEQPEKPIPSVQIGEKNQTEPLPNIAEVQDQPVSSDEVSSSIPSMVDESVEGDETSLKEVVVGANVASDEKQPETVESSVDSTVQTVEKEAEVTGYKEPESIESSTPQNVDDTVQTLEKKAVADDDKEPESMESSTSQNVDDTVQALEKEAEANDKEPESIESSLSQSVDDSIAGSDKVESIENSDASGDTSEAQIISSESLTSEEVVENQVKSTEDEMQIQTPAAETEITSASQLEDKKVEPAPEINGTVGASNGQSGSLSPKESVTTATISPVLVKQLREDTGAGMMDCKKALSETGGDIVKAQEFLRKKGLASAEKKASRATAEGRIGSYIHDSRIGVLVEANCETDFVSRGDIFKELVDDIAMQVAACPQVQYLVTEDVPEDILNKEKEIEMQKEDLLSKPEQIRSKIVEGRIRKRLEELALLEQPYIKNDKVVVKDWVKQTIATIGENIKVKRFVRYNLGEGLEKKSQDFAAEVAAQTAAKPAEPAKELPAEAEAEAKETAQKPPAVVVSAALVKQLREETGAGMMDCKKALSETGGDLEKAQEYLRKKGLSAADKKSSRLAAEGRIGSYIHDSRIGVLIEVNCETDFVGRSEKFKELVDDLAMQVVACPQVQFVSVEDIPENIRNKEKELEMQRDDLMSKPENIREKIVEGRISKRFGELALLEQPFIKNDSVLVKDLVKQTVAALGENIKVRRFVRFTLGESTEDTETGAQA